In Chryseobacterium scophthalmum, the genomic stretch AGAAAAACATCATTAGTAATGTTCAGTTACAAACTGCTCAGGCAAATTTAGCTCAGGCTCAAGCTGGTTTACAACAGGCAATTGCTGCTAAAAGACAAGCCGTTGCTAATTACAAAGGAGTAGAAGCAAACATTGATTATTCAGTGATTCGTGCTCCTATTTCAGGCGTAATTGGTAAACTTCCTTTAAAAGTCGGAAGTTTGGTAGGACCTACAGATCAGGTTGCTTTAACTACAATTTCAGATACTTCAGAGATATTCGCTTATTTTTCAATGAATGAAAAAGCATATTTCGATTTCTTAGAAAAATCTGTGGGAGCAAATGTTCCAGAGAAAATAAAAAACCTTCCGATGGTTGATCTTCAATTGGCAAACGGAAGTATTTATCCCGAAAAAGGAAGAATTGAGGCTATTACAGGTTCTTTAGATCCTACAACAGGAACTATCCAGTTCAGAGTTTCTTTTAAGAATGCTCAAAAACTTTTGAGTAACGGTAACAGCGGAACCATCAGATTCCCTAAACATTATGACAATGTTTTAGTCGTACCGGAAAGCGCAACTTACGAACAGCAAGGAATTGTTTACGTATATAAAGTTGAAAAAGATACGGCACGAAATACTGTTGTTGAAGTCATTGAAAGAATCGACAATTTAGCTTTAATAAAATCTGGGGTTAAAAAAGGTGAAGTAATTATTGCAGCAGGAACAGGAAATGTGAAGCCAGGTACAGCGGTAAAACCTAAAAAAATCAGCATGGATAGTCTCGTTCAATCAGTAAAACCGAAATTCTAATGATAAAGAACTTTATTAACAGACCGGTTTTATCAACTGTAATCTCCATTATCATCGTTATTCTCGGTGTTTTGGGACTTACAGCACTTCCGGTTACACAATATCCCGATATTGCTCCGGCAACGGTGAGTGTGAGAGCCAATTATACGGGAGCCAATGCTGAAACCGTAATGAAGAGTGTGGTTGTTCCTTTGGAAGAACAGATTAATGGAGTTGAAGGGATGGATTATATTACTTCAACAGCAGGAAATGATGGTTCAGCTCAGATTCAGGTATTTTTTAAACAGGGAATAGATGCAGATATTGCTGCGGTAAACGTTCAGAACCGTGTTTCAAGAGCAAGCCCGTTACTTCCAAGTGAAGTTACGCGTGCGGGTGTTGTAACTCAGAAGCAACAAACGAGTGCGTTGATGTATCTTTCTTTTTATTCAGAAAATAAAAATATTGATGATGTATATCTTCAAAACTTTTTGAATATCAACGTAATTCCTAATCTACAAAGGATTAATGGAGTAGGTGAAGCCAACGTTTTTGGTGGGAAAAATTACTCGATGAGAGTATGGCTTGATCCGGCAAAATTAGCAGCTTACGGAATTACACCAACCGAAGTTACCAATGCAATTAACGATCAGAGTAGAGAAGCTGCAGCAGGATCTTTAGGTCAAAACAGCGGAAGTTCTTTTGAATATATCATTAAATATGTAGGAAAGTTCAGTGAAAAGGAACAATACGATGACATTATCATCAAATCTCTTCCAGACGGACAGAATTTAATGTTGAAAGATGTTGCTAAAGTAGAATTAGGCGGATTATCTTACAGCGGAGTTGGTGAAAACGGAGATTATCCGTCGATCAGTATGGGAGTATTTCAAACTCCGGGATCTAATGCTCAGGAGATTATCGAAAACATCAAAAAACAGCTTAAAGAAAATGAAAGTTCTTATCCTGAAGGAGTAAAATATACTTTTAACTTTGATACTAACGAATTTTTGGATGCATCTATCGAAAAAGTAATTCAT encodes the following:
- a CDS encoding efflux RND transporter periplasmic adaptor subunit produces the protein MTNKLILFSVAAFSLTACKKEAPKQDGPKPFPVVSVENKNIVGYDTFPASIEGRVNNDVRAKIQGYITQVLVDEGQYVTKGQPLFRLETNILTENAAASKAGIGAAESNIAAAQAQVNAANVEVNKLKPLVQKNIISNVQLQTAQANLAQAQAGLQQAIAAKRQAVANYKGVEANIDYSVIRAPISGVIGKLPLKVGSLVGPTDQVALTTISDTSEIFAYFSMNEKAYFDFLEKSVGANVPEKIKNLPMVDLQLANGSIYPEKGRIEAITGSLDPTTGTIQFRVSFKNAQKLLSNGNSGTIRFPKHYDNVLVVPESATYEQQGIVYVYKVEKDTARNTVVEVIERIDNLALIKSGVKKGEVIIAAGTGNVKPGTAVKPKKISMDSLVQSVKPKF